Proteins encoded within one genomic window of Empedobacter falsenii:
- a CDS encoding class I SAM-dependent methyltransferase produces the protein MDLQWFVKWFNSPYYHILYKNRSLTEAEDFIQKITNYLQLPQHAKVLDLACGKGRHAITLNKLGFDVLGIDLSEESIKYAKQFENEYLKFEKHDMREVYHPNEFDAVFNLFTSFGYFENYEDNFKVFEAVKQQIKSHGIFVLDYLNAEKVVSTMIPYEEKLIDGILFKITKSVENGFIKKEIDFRDKGEIFHFEEFVRLIYFNDFKKIYETEGFILDKVFGNYNLDAFDEQTSDRLILVLNK, from the coding sequence ATGGATTTACAATGGTTTGTAAAATGGTTTAACTCGCCATATTATCATATTTTATACAAGAACAGAAGTCTTACAGAAGCGGAAGATTTTATTCAAAAAATCACGAATTATTTACAACTTCCGCAGCACGCAAAAGTGTTAGACTTGGCTTGTGGAAAGGGACGACACGCTATTACATTAAATAAATTAGGTTTTGATGTTTTAGGTATCGATTTATCTGAAGAAAGTATCAAGTACGCCAAACAATTTGAAAATGAATATTTAAAATTTGAAAAACATGATATGCGCGAGGTGTATCATCCAAACGAATTTGATGCAGTTTTCAATCTTTTTACAAGTTTTGGTTATTTTGAGAATTATGAAGATAATTTTAAAGTTTTTGAAGCTGTAAAACAACAAATCAAATCGCACGGAATCTTTGTTTTGGATTATCTGAATGCAGAAAAAGTAGTTTCGACAATGATTCCTTATGAAGAAAAACTGATTGATGGTATTTTATTCAAAATCACAAAATCTGTCGAAAATGGTTTTATCAAAAAAGAAATAGATTTCAGAGATAAAGGTGAAATATTTCATTTTGAAGAATTTGTTCGTTTAATTTATTTCAACGATTTCAAAAAAATATACGAAACAGAAGGTTTTATTTTAGATAAAGTATTTGGAAATTATAATCTTGATGCTTTTGATGAACAAACTTCTGACCGATTAATTTTAGTTTTAAACAAATGA
- a CDS encoding ZIP family metal transporter, protein MKESLILISSVLIGVLFSRILLKNKHNSKLLLTFSGAYFLAMTVLEILPQVYGHPSENHNHHSIGLFVLLGVVVQYILETISKGVEHGHIHLHKKEQFPFGIFGGLFLHSIIEGIPVANAESHNFMWAIFVHNIPVSMILFSALCQHTESNAKRFLFMTLFALAAPMGYFLGKHTIISNYSLEMSAIVSGIFLHISTVILFESNEGHKFNLKKFGSILVGFILAYLTVSMHVHSH, encoded by the coding sequence ATGAAAGAAAGTTTAATCTTAATTTCAAGTGTGTTAATTGGAGTTTTATTTTCTCGAATATTACTCAAAAATAAACACAATTCAAAACTGCTACTAACCTTTAGTGGAGCGTATTTCTTGGCGATGACTGTCTTAGAAATTTTGCCTCAAGTCTATGGACATCCATCTGAAAATCATAATCATCATTCGATAGGATTGTTTGTTTTATTAGGTGTTGTTGTGCAATATATTTTAGAAACGATCAGTAAAGGCGTTGAGCACGGACATATTCATTTGCACAAAAAAGAGCAATTTCCTTTCGGAATTTTTGGTGGATTGTTTTTACATTCAATTATCGAAGGAATCCCTGTTGCAAATGCAGAATCTCACAATTTTATGTGGGCAATTTTTGTTCATAATATTCCAGTTTCGATGATTTTATTTAGCGCATTATGTCAACATACAGAATCTAACGCAAAACGTTTTCTGTTTATGACTTTGTTTGCATTAGCTGCTCCAATGGGATATTTCTTAGGAAAACATACGATTATTTCTAATTATTCTTTGGAAATGAGCGCAATTGTTTCGGGAATATTTTTACATATTTCAACCGTAATTTTGTTCGAAAGTAATGAAGGGCACAAATTTAATCTGAAAAAATTCGGTTCTATCTTAGTAGGGTTTATTCTCGCTTATCTCACCGTTTCTATGCATGTACATTCACATTAA
- a CDS encoding Fur family transcriptional regulator, producing the protein MKRRNTPTKQAVIDLFNSCTTALNQEQIETQLQGKMDRATIYRILNNFCEDGMMHKVVGDDGVNYFAMCKTCCEHTQHHHDHFHFRCTTCNQLICLKEEIKINLPEGFSMQDCNCVITGTCPNCQK; encoded by the coding sequence ATGAAAAGACGAAATACACCAACCAAACAAGCGGTTATTGATTTGTTCAATTCGTGTACGACTGCATTAAATCAGGAACAAATTGAAACGCAATTGCAAGGAAAAATGGACAGAGCAACGATTTATCGTATTCTGAATAATTTTTGCGAAGACGGAATGATGCATAAAGTTGTGGGAGATGATGGCGTAAATTATTTTGCGATGTGCAAGACGTGTTGTGAGCATACACAGCATCACCACGATCATTTTCATTTTCGTTGCACGACTTGCAATCAACTTATTTGCTTGAAAGAAGAAATAAAAATTAATTTACCCGAAGGGTTTTCGATGCAAGATTGCAATTGCGTCATTACAGGAACTTGTCCAAATTGCCAAAAATAA